In a genomic window of Vigna angularis cultivar LongXiaoDou No.4 chromosome 6, ASM1680809v1, whole genome shotgun sequence:
- the LOC108342353 gene encoding uncharacterized GPI-anchored protein At5g19250: MESLKLSLFLLPLLFAFIAFSNSVLSDDKEDSVLKGINSYRQTKKLTPLVEVSKAKCLAGEVAEEIEKTACENVNQFYPTVSGGGNIPNLRKHIEKCDINITSTTDGVILPVCVRKLEPTIVLSNYTHSDRYAQFLNNSKYSGAGLGSEDDWMVLVLTTNTVSGSFSASASSTCVNSNVVLSVGLLLFAFF; this comes from the exons ATGGAATCCCTCaaactttctctctttcttcttcctcttctctttgcTTTCATAGCCTTTTCTAACTCAGTGCTCTCTGATG ATAAGGAGGACAGTGTGTTGAAGGGAATCAACAGCTACAGGCAGACAAAAAAGCTGACACCCCTGGTCGAAGTTTCGAAGGCGAAATGTTTGGCCGGTGAAGTTGcagaagaaatagagaaaaCAGCATGTGAAAACGTGAATCAATTCTACCCAACTGTTTCTGGTGGCGGCAACATCCCCAACTTGAGGAAGCACATTGAAAAATGTGACATCAACATCACTAGCACCACAGATGGAGTCATTCTCCCAGTTTGTGTCCGCAAATTGGAACCCACCATTGTGCTCTCTAATTACACTCATTCAGATCGTTATGCACAGTTTCTCAACAATTCTAAATACTCAGGAGCAGGCCTTGGTTCTGAGGATGATTGGATGGTCCTTGTTCTTACCACCAACACTGTCAGTGGGAGTTTCTCTGCTTCTGCTTCTTCAACTTGTGTTAATTCTAATGTTGTTCTTTCTGTGGGGCTTTTGCTCTTTGCTTTCTTTTGA